The following nucleotide sequence is from Pagrus major chromosome 16, Pma_NU_1.0.
CCCTATTTCATCCACTTTTTTTAAAGCAGGTCATTCAGTATGTCAAGAAAAGTCATCATAATCTTTCACCTACTTCACCATGCTATTACATACTCATTTTTGTGGATGTCTTTCACTGTCAGGTCTTCATTCACTGTCCAGGATAAGATATGATGATTATCCAGCCTCTCATTAATTTTCAAGGTCTTCTATAcattgtctctctctttttattgcTTCACCTCTCTCTCGGTTtgcctctctcttctttttacCCTGACGTCCTTACTAGGTCAGGGGACTGTTGGCATAGGCACAGTTTGCTAGCTGGTGCGTGTGATGTGTCTGAGTAAACTCAACAGGCCAAGGCTTTTAAACAGAGATATGACTTTGGACAAGTCAGCAAGGcggaaacatttttatgtttatttcgCCTCTCAGACGCGGCCCATAATGTCTGTTTAATCAGAACTCTCTCTGTTCTTGTCGGGGTTTCTTCTacacttctctcttttctccttcagCCTTTCCCTCTCTATCCtcctttgtgttgttttacctccttcatccctcctcattccttccttctcctctgtgtctACAGAGTGCCATAGAGTCTCTGTTCGGGGCCTCAATGACAGGAGTAGCATACTCCCTCTTCGCAGGCCAGCCCCTCACTATTCTTGGCAGCACAGGACCTGTTTTAGTGTTTGAGAAGATTCTCTTCAAGTTCTGCAAGTAAGTTCAAGCAAGTGTGCTATTCCTGTGACATATTGAAATAATCAAAATACTTATGACTGCATATTatacagcattttaaaagtttattttctaaTGAATTCCAGTTGTCGAATACCCCTAATTTGTATACCTGTGTCCATCCTCCTCAATGTaacctttttttctgtatttcccaGTGACTACGGCCTGTCCTACCTGTCGCTGCGGACAAGCATCGGTCTGTGGACAGCCTTCCTGTGTTTGGTCCTGGTGGCCACAGATGCTAGCTCCCTGGTCTGCTACATCACCCGATTCACAGAGGAGGCATTCGCTGCACTCATCTGCATAATCTTCATCTACGAAGCTCTGGAGAAGCTCTTTCACCTGGGAGAACACTACCCTGTCAACATGCACAACGACTTGGATAACCTTACCCTGTATTCGTGAGTACTGGGGGgggggatttttcttttttttagttagACCCCAACCAAATCTAAAAACAAGAAACTTCTATGTTTTCATGTGACTTCAGAAGATTTATTTGTTTGACTATGTTCACcatatttatatacagtttcattttgaatatttgctTAGTAATGCATAACATCTATTAAAAGGTAATCATCGATACTGGTGCaaacatgtcttttttaataCACTATTCTCGTCAGGCTGTAGGCCTGCCACGGTAATCAATGTTGCCGGCGTTACAAACAACGATTACATTACTTGCCTACTGCCACCATAAACTGCTGCAGGTGTCTGCTCCAAGCCGCAGCGGGGCCGGCACCTGTCACCTgtagctcttcatctaacaacTCTTTCTTGTTccattactcccacagactaaataaaactatatatacatatttatatatgtgcTGTCAACAAATGTCGAAAATGAacgttgttttgctctgtagacacattttttgATGAACCATAGCATTAAACAATGACAATCTTTCcaaacacattgcatttcctgtgtcTAATAAAAGAAAGCTTGTGTTTTGCCAGTTACATGCCTTCAAATGTGAAGCTGTCGAATGACCTGTttggtttgcattagcagtatCTTTAACACAGATAGTGAGTTCTGGTGAGCTGGTGTACCAGGGATTACTGGTGTGTTGTCCCAAGTTTATTAGTCAGTGGGAAAATTCCATCACTGTGGCACCCTATCAGGATGTCATGTTAAGTGCTATAGGTTTATTAGGCCCACATAAATATTATTCCGTTAAGAGCACACTGTTCTTGTTGCTGAAAACTGTAATTGTAGTGGCTTGAGCTGCTCACAGTACAAGTCTTCCcctgagctgaaatgaaaattaCCCCCTTGcgaaataacacatttaaaaacaacttatGCCAGTAGATTTGCTGCAGCCTGTGGTTTTAATCAACCCAAGTTTTTCGCACCTTAAGTTAAGCATATGTACTTTGCTTAGCGTTTGTTCTCTTGTCCACAGGTGTGAGTGCTCTCCACCAGCCAACACCACTGAAAAGCTCATCCAGCAGTGGAACGGGACAGGATACAGCCCAGACTCCATCCCCTGGAGCAGCCTCAGTGTTTCGGTGAGACAAGCACACAGTGATTTCCAGTGTGGTATGTGGGATTCACTCCCACACTTAAAATGTGTAGGATGTAATGAGCAAACCGACGTCAGTCAGCTTTGTACATACTTTCTTGCACTTACTGAAACTCACTAAATCATACAGATGAACACTAATGCCCAATCGTGCTACTACTTGTATCACCACCATAACCATGGTGCCAAACAACCTGCTGCCAAACCCACTGTCAGTAAAGGAGCAGCTTATCAATTCATGTCACAGTAATCACCTAATACTAATTTTTCTGTAGATGTGCAAGAAACTCCATGGGGAGTTTGTGGGTCCTGCCTGTGGTCATCATGGGCCTTACATCCCAGATGTTCTCTTTTGGTccatcatcctcttcttcaccaCCTTCTTCCTGTCCTCCTTCCTTAAGCAGTTTAAGACAGAGAGATATTTTCCCACTAAGGTgagatgttttgtcttttgtttgtcatGTGTTGTCTTGTTATACTACAGTTTAAACATCTAACCCTTGACCAACATAAAGTCCTGTAACGCCTTATATCACTGgtacaaaataaatatcaaaaatccACCTCTAAATCCACCTCTAAATAGGGTGTTTTTTCAACATCTCAGTGCATGCATAGTGTGTAGATCTAGCTGAAAACATCTCAGACTGTGTAAATGTTTACATTGACTCAGACTCAatgtactgaaaaaaaaaatcttcttgcATCCTCCCACACAGTACCCGCTGTCCAttatcacattttgtcctgtgtggGAAGCTTCTGGTATTGTCTGAATTGTTATGCTTTTACTGTTGACACAAATGTAATTATCACTGTGGTAGATCTCTGACAGTGACCTGAAATAAAagactgtatttatattttagcAGCTCTTCTattttgtgactgtgtgtgtatcagtgacAGTAGAAAGTTATGTTAATGCCCAGCTGCATGTGTTGCTCGCTTGTGTCTATGTTTTGTAGGTGCGATCCACTATCAGTGACTTTGCTGTGTTTATAACCATCATGATCATGGTGCTGGTGGACTATCTAATGGGAATCCCCTCTCCTAAACTGAATGTCCCTGACCGCTTTGAGGTAGGCATCTATTCCATCACGTCTTTtctatatacataaatacatcttCTTTTGGAAGCAAAAGTATATTCTTTCCTGGTTTTTCAAAAGGAAACTCTCACTCAGATGTTAGCCCCCCCATCCCCAGGATTTTTAGAGTAGcttagaaaaataacattttgttgctacaaaatacatattttgacTTAATTTGAATGTTCAGATTTGAATACATAAGGAACACTACAGAGAAGCAGAATGCCAGAATGATGTAGAaacttcaaataaataaataaataacggACCCgctctttaaaaaatgtcattttcacatTATCAAATACTTTCAACTGATTTTATGCCTAATATACTAAATGTAGAACATCCCTGCCTTTTTTACTGCAGCCAACTTCAAAGAACCGAGGTTGGCTGATGGACCCGTTAGGTGGAAACCCCTGGTGGACGCTGCTGGTGGCCGCACTTCCCGCCCTGCTCTGCACCATCCTCATCTTTATGGACCAGCAAATCACTGCAGTCATCATCAACCGCAAGGAGCACAAGCTCAAGGTCAGACGTGCCTGCGTGCCGTTTGGTAGTGTTATAGTATCCTTAATGATTTTTCTAGTTTTGTCTGCGGTGTCTATCCCTTATTTAATATCCTGCAGTGCAACCTGTAGCTTTGCAGCATGTAAGACTTATCAGGGAAGATATTGTCATTATTTGAATTTTCAGTATATTTCAGTATATAAAGTTATGTAAGTTTAACAGGAATTAAACTGTATTATAGTTAAAACTCAATCTGTGGTTgcaatgttaataaaatgaatgcaaTCTGCTTTTCATCTTGACTGCAGCCCTGACATGTGACCTGCAAAgactttattttgtaaaacatCATGGGctctatttctgtctgtctgttttaaaTTTTCTCTAAACTTGTTGCTCATGTGTGCTGCCTCCAGCTtactctctctctatctctaaTACTCTCTGTTCCTCTGTAGCTCATTCATCTCTCAACAGccttctctttccttttctgtcaTCCTTTATTATAATCTTGTctgttcctctgctgctgtgttcatCACAGAAATGCCTGAACTATAGTCTCCTTCAAGTTTCTACCAAGTTATTTTTATGCCTCTGGGTTCTACAGTGctgctgttttaaaaataaattcagtctACCTTAAAAATTCACAAGGCAAAGATTTGCAATTCCAAAGCGTGGATGGACAGATTAAGTTATCTGAAGATTTTTGCTCCTGAATCTTTATTTCTCATTACTGCTTAGCTGTCTCTCTAATTTACTTGCTGTGTCTTGTGTTCCCATGTATCCTACAGAAAGGCTGTGGCTATCACCTGGACTTGCTGGTAGTGGCAATTATGTTGGGTGTGTGCTCCATTATGGGCCTGCCATGGTTTGTGGCTGCAACCGTCCTCTCCATCTCCCACGTTAACAGCCTGAAGCTGGAGTCTGGCTGCTCTGCTCCAGGAGAACAGCCCAAGTTCCTGGGCATACGGGAGCAGCGGGTCACTGGATTCATGATCTTTGTCCTCATGGGttgttctgttttcatgacCTCAGTGCTAAAGGTGAGATACTGGAACTGCCTAAATAATATTcgacgaaaaaaaaaaatacattcaatttTAAATCACCCTAAATGAGATGTTTATTTAAGTTATCAACATGTGCCGAGGGAGTTATCTGTTGAATATGttgcaaatgtattttctattaTTCTACCTTCTTAAtttgtccttttctttccaGAACTGTAAGTGGGGTTGTAAATGAACTGTAAATGAAGACCTGACCGTTTATACTGTGCCACTTCACTTCTGCTCTTTACAGTTCATTCCTATGCCAGTCCTGTATGGAGTCTTTCTCTACATGGGTGTATCTTCCCTTAAAGGCATTCAAGTAAGACTCTACTCTGCTAGCCTTTGAAGATAATATGCCCTTTTATTCTGAACAGAACCACAGTCATGAGCTGTTAAGTGAATTTAAGATAAGTTTCCCCCTTCTAGTTCCAAACCTTTGATCGTAATTCAAAACCCTTAAAAGCTTTTGTTAAATGTGTTCCCTCCTCTGAATAATGTATTGAATTTTACCCTTTTACCCTTCCTCCTCATCAGTCCAGtccatttttatttgcattacttATCTCTCTCACAAACTAAGCCActttcctctcattttctctgtagTTCTTTGACAGAATCAAGCTGTTCGGCATGCCTGCCAAGCACCAGCCCGATCTGATCTATTTGCGCTATGTGCCGCTGTGGAAGGTCCACAGCTTCACTCTGGTGCAACTCACCTGTCTGGTGCTGCTCTGGGTCATCAAGGCCTCCGCAGCAGCTGTTGTGTTTCCCATGATGGTAATGACCTCAAACCCCAAAGACTGTCACACATTTAGTCTCTTTGCATTTACACTGTATGCTAAAGATGCAGATTCATTCCTCACCCATTCAAGATAACTGTCACAACACAGAAGAGTGTGTTTCAGCTGTAATAGGATTAAATGAAGTCCTTAATATCACCATGTTACATAATTGTGTTAATCTTGGTGGCAGATGaaaatactttgtgtttttattctatttactATATCttctatactatactatactactaTAAAAGGCCCACATAAATCAGTGATAATTGATTTCTCATATGTGTGTCCCCAGGTCCTGGCGCTGGTGTTTATCCGTAAGCTTCTCGACTTTTTCTTCACCAAGAGAGAACTGAGTTGGCTGGATGACTTGATGCCAgaaagcaagaagaagaaagaggatgacaagaaaaagaaagcacgCGAAAAGCTGGTAAaactcattacatttttttcttattccttttttttggtAGTAAAATGACAGTATGACTGTGATGAACCTTTTCcaatttttgtttaatttttatttaatgtatatgtgtgcttgatcattaaatgttaaaaaaacatttttttgtactttcagTCCCATActaaactgaaaaaacacacactcataaacagGGATATTACAGAAGCATCAAAATCTcccatttctctctgtctgagttACAGTCAACAAAGATACTAGAGCTTCACAAATCATATCATTCTCAGTTCCGTGACTCAAATTTCAGGTCATTGTAATAATGCTAGAATACAAGTGGCAGGTCTTGTGGATGTTAACTAACGAAACATAACAGTTTTTTTCCAGTGTGTTGTCTCACTGCAGTCATGACTGTTTTGTAATGTAGGctttcaacactgttttttattcAGGAAGCAGAGTCCAGACTGCACGAGCAAGAAGAGATGGGGCTCAAGGTCAGCTTGGAAAGCTCAAACCTGCTCACTATCCCAGTGAAAACGCTCTCAGGGAGGTGAGTGGTGCACCACATGAAGCACACTTTGATGCCCAGTTCTTGAATGAAAAATTGTACAGTAGTGTATCATAATACAAATCTTTTATGATTGTATTTTATAACTTTATGGTCTGGCTCTTATTAAGAAGCAGAGTACATTTAATGAAAACGTAATATTCTTTATGGACTACACTTAATGTATATAGCTACCAAAAGACTTTGCCCCAGTCAATGCCTTTCTGGCTGATATGATCCAATGATGATGCATTACGTTGTCATGTACAACTTGGGATGGTGATATTCTGCCAGTGGTGGTCAGTTTTGTGTTATTATGTCCATCTTGAACAGATCATACAGAATAGGACTAGTGACTGAAAGCCTCCCAATGGAAAACGAGGTAGCAGGGCAGTGTGTCTGATGCAAACCATCTGACCCACATGGCTGTGTTCTTCTAACCCTGCTCACTGATACTCAGACAGTCAATGCATGGCCAAAACTGtcagctattttaaaaaaacagaaacactggctTTAAAGCACACTgctttgtgtgttgtgtaaatGGTCtgtgatatataaaaaaaactgtctagTTGAAATAATCCTATCGTTGTCCAACTAATTGTGTCTACACAATCAACTCATGACAACTTTTGCCTCTCATGCAAAAGGCCCACATCTCTTAATAAGTGTTAACATGGAACAAAGTATATGTGGCCGTCTGGTCAGCCATTGTGTgctgttgatttgttttaatctcTCATTTatatgcatgtttgtgtctgctTGTTTGAACTGTCCTGCACTGAACCTCTCCACTGATTTAATGTCCACATGCCtgtcttctctt
It contains:
- the LOC141010579 gene encoding sodium bicarbonate cotransporter 3-like isoform X3 — encoded protein: MDEPSEQMRPLLRAGLDEEALVDHGKTSFTTHTNYEKEDLESHRAVYVGVHVPLGRESKRRHRHRGHKHHRKKKEKDSEEGKEDGRESPTYDTPSQRVQFILGTEDDDLEHVPHDLFTELDELSFRDGTATEWKETARWLKFEEDVEDGGERWSKPYVATLSLHSLFELRSCILNGTVMLDMRANSIEEIADMVIDSMVATGQLREDLRAKVREAMLKKHHHQNERKLSNRIPLVRSIADIGKKHSDPLLLEKNGPLVSPNSVPNNLDGNKAVERRPSKVGVSRESSSVDFSKVDMNFMKKIPPGAEASNVLVGEVDFLEKPIIAFVRLSPAVLITGLTEVPVPTRFLFLLLGPHGKGPQYHEIGRSMATLMTDEIFHDVAYKAKDRTDLLSGIDEFLDQVTVLPPGEWDPTIRIEPPKNVPSQLKRKRPSKPNGTASPAGELENEEDHHAGPELQRTGRIFGGLVLDVKRKLPFYWSDIRDSFSLQCLASILFLYCACMSPVITFGGLLGEATKGNISAIESLFGASMTGVAYSLFAGQPLTILGSTGPVLVFEKILFKFCNDYGLSYLSLRTSIGLWTAFLCLVLVATDASSLVCYITRFTEEAFAALICIIFIYEALEKLFHLGEHYPVNMHNDLDNLTLYSCECSPPANTTEKLIQQWNGTGYSPDSIPWSSLSVSMCKKLHGEFVGPACGHHGPYIPDVLFWSIILFFTTFFLSSFLKQFKTERYFPTKVRSTISDFAVFITIMIMVLVDYLMGIPSPKLNVPDRFEPTSKNRGWLMDPLGGNPWWTLLVAALPALLCTILIFMDQQITAVIINRKEHKLKKGCGYHLDLLVVAIMLGVCSIMGLPWFVAATVLSISHVNSLKLESGCSAPGEQPKFLGIREQRVTGFMIFVLMGCSVFMTSVLKFIPMPVLYGVFLYMGVSSLKGIQFFDRIKLFGMPAKHQPDLIYLRYVPLWKVHSFTLVQLTCLVLLWVIKASAAAVVFPMMVLALVFIRKLLDFFFTKRELSWLDDLMPESKKKKEDDKKKKAREKLEAESRLHEQEEMGLKVSLESSNLLTIPVKTLSGSQEKVACVRVDVSPDSPGGGSTVETFL